One Rhinolophus sinicus isolate RSC01 linkage group LG06, ASM3656204v1, whole genome shotgun sequence DNA window includes the following coding sequences:
- the PYGM gene encoding glycogen phosphorylase, muscle form, which produces MSRPLSDQEKRKQISVRGLAGVENVTDLKKNFNRHLHFTLVKDRNVATPRDYYFALAHTVRDHLVGRWIRTQQYYYEKDPKRIYYLSLEFYMGRTLQNTMVNLALENACDEAVYQLGLDMEELEEIEEDAGLGNGGLGRLAACFLDSMATLGLAAYGYGIRYEFGIFNQKICGGWQMEEADDWLRYGNAWEKARPEFTLPVHFYGRVEHTSEGPKWVDTQVVLALPYDTPVPGYRNNFVNTMRLWSAKAPNDFNLKDFNVGGYIQAVLDRNLAENISRVLYPNDNFFEGKELRLKQEYFVVAATLQDIIRRFKSSKFGCRDPVRTSFDAFPDKVAIQLNDTHPSLAIPELMRILVDLERLDWDKAWDVTVKTCAYTNHTVLPEALERWPVHLLETLLPRHLQIIYEINQRFLNRVAAAFPGDIDRLRRMSLVEEGAVKRINMAHLCIAGSHAVNGVARIHSEILKKTIFKDFYELEPHKFQNKTNGITPRRWLVMCNPGLAEVIAERIGEDYISDLDQLRKLLSYVDDETFIRDVAKVKQENKLKFSAYLEKEYKVRINPNSLFDVQVKRIHEYKRQLLNCLHIITLYNRIKKEPNKFVVPRTVMIGGKAAPGYHMAKMIIKLITSIGDVVNHDPVVGDRLRVIFLENYRVSLAEKVIPAADLSEQISTAGTEASGTGNMKFMLNGALTIGTMDGANVEMAEEAGEENFFIFGMRVDDVDRLDQRGYNAQEYYDRIPELRQIIEQLSSGFFSPKQPDLFKDIVHMLMHHDRFKVFADYEDYIKCQEKVSALYKNPREWTRMVIRNIATSGKFSSDRTIAQYAREIWGVEPSRQRLPAPDEMM; this is translated from the exons ATGTCTCGGCCCCTGTCAGACCAGGAGAAGAGGAAGCAAATCAGCGTGCGTGGCCTGGCCGGCGTGGAGAATGTGACCGACCTGAAGAAGAACTTCAACCGGCACCTACATTTTACACTTGTAAAGGACCGCAATGTGGCCACCCCGCGAGACTACTACTTTGCACTGGCCCACACTGTTCGTGACCACCTCGTTGGCCGCTGGATCCGCACGCAACAGTACTACTATGAGAAGGACCCCAAG AGGATCTACTACCTGTCTCTGGAGTTCTACATGGGCCGTACGCTGCAGAACACCATGGTGAACCTGGCCTTGGAGAATGCCTGTGATGAGGCTGTCTACCAG CTGGGCCTGGACatggaggagctggaggaaaTCGAGGAAGACGCGGGCCTGGGCAATGGGGGACTGGGCCGGCTGGCAG CCTGCTTTCTGGACTCCATGGCAACACTGGGCCTGGCTGCCTATGGCTACGGGATCCGCTATGAGTTTGGAATTTTTAACCAGAAGATCTGCGGGGGCTGGCAG ATGGAGGAGGCTGATGACTGGCTTCGCTATGGCAACGCCTGGGAGAAGGCCCGACCCGAGTTCACGTTGCCTGTGCACTTCTACGGCCGAGTGGAGCACACCAGCGAGGGGCCTAAGTGGGTGGATACACAG GTGGTTCTGGCCCTGCCTTACGACACTCCCGTGCCTGGTTACCGCAACAACTTCGTCAACACCATGCGCCTGTGGTCTGCCaaggcccccaatgacttcaaCCTCAAGGACT TCAATGTTGGTGGCTACATCCAGGCTGTGCTAGATCGCAACCTGGCGGAGAACATCTCTCGTGTCCTGTACCCCAACGACAAC TTCTTTGAGGGGAAGGAGCTTCGGCTGAAGCAAGAGTACTTTGTAGTGGCTGCTACCCTCCAGGACATCATCCGCCGCTTCAAGTCCTCCAAGTTTGGCTGCCGGGACCCTGTGCGCACCAGCTTCGATGCTTTCCCAGATAAG GTGGCCATCCAGCTCAATGACACGCACCCCTCCTTGGCCATCCCCGAGCTGATGAGGATTCTGGTTGACCTGGAGCGGCTGGATTGGGACAAG GCATGGGACGTGACGGTGAAGACCTGTGCCTACACCAACCACACGGTGCTGCCGGAGGCCCTGGAGCGCTGGCCTGTGCACCTCTTGGAGACGCTGCTGCCGCGGCACCTCCAGATCATCTATGAGATCAACCAGCGCTTCCTTAAC CGGGTGGCAGCCGCGTTCCCAGGGGACATAGACCGGCTGCGGCGCATGTCCCTTGTGGAGGAGGGCGCTGTGAAGCGCATCAACATGGCCCACCTATGCATCGCCGGGTCGCACGCTGTCAATGGCGTCGCTCGCATCCACTCTGAGATCCTCAAGAAGACCAT CTTCAAGGACTTCTACGAGCTGGAGCCTCATAAGTTCCAGAATAAGACCAACGGCATTACACCTCGGCGCTGGCTGGTTATGTGTAACCCTGGGCTGGCAGAGGTCATTGCTGAG CGCATCGGGGAAGACTACATCTCAGACCTGGACCAGCTGCGCAAATTGCTCTCCTATGTAGATGACGAAACCTTTATTCGAGATGTGGCCAAAGTGAAGCAG GAAAACAAATTGAAGTTCTCTGCGTATCTAGAGAAGGAATACAAAGTGCGTATCAATCCCAACTCACTATTCGACGTCCAGGTGAAGCGGATTCATGAGTACAAACGCCAGCTCCTCAACTGCCTCCATATCATCACCCTGTACAACC GCATCAAGAAGGAACCCAATAAGTTTGTCGTGCCTCGGACTGTGATGATTGGGGGGAAG GCTGCCCCTGGGTACCACATGGCCAAGATGATCATCAAACTCATCACGTCCATTGGGGATGTGGTCAACCATGACCCGGTGGTGGGAGACCGACTCCGCGTGATCTTCCTGGAGAACTACCGAGTCTCGCTGGCTGAGAAAG TGATCCCGGCCGCTGACCTCTCTGAGCAGATCTCCACTGCGGGCACTGAGGCCTCAGGCACTGGCAACATGAAGTTTATGCTCAATGGAGCTTTGACTATTGGCACCATGGACGGGGCCAACGTGGAGATGGcagaagaggcaggagaggagaacTTCTTTATCTTTGGCATGCGGGTGGACGACGTGGACAGGCTTGACCAGAGAGG GTACAACGCGCAGGAGTACTATGACCGAATTCCCGAGCTTCGGCAGATCATCGAGCAGCTGAGCAGTGGCTTCTTTTCCCCTAAACAGCCCGACCTGTTCAAGGACATTGTGCACATGCTCATGCACCATGACCG GTTTAAAGTCTTTGCAGATTATGAAGACTATATTAAATGCCAGGAGAAAGTCAGTGCCCTGTACAAG AACCCAAGAGAGTGGACGCGGATGGTGATCAGGAACATAGCCACCTCCGGCAAGTTCTCCAGTGACCGCACCATTGCCCAGTATGCCCGGGAGATCTGGGGCGTAGAGCCCTCCCGCCAACGTCTGCCAGCCCCTGATGAGATGATGTGA